Proteins encoded by one window of Anopheles maculipalpis chromosome 2RL, idAnoMacuDA_375_x, whole genome shotgun sequence:
- the LOC126567112 gene encoding synaptic vesicle glycoprotein 2B-like: MEPPKDKQPKVMEINIPPDGVAGGDGGATSHSLFSTGATVHAPADFETAIAATGYGRFNYLLLLVAMPCCMTTVFETTTMSYVLPSAECDLNLSLADKGMLNAITYTGMITSAFLWGFLSDTYGRKRLLVVGFLLDSTFNVLCALSQNMVAIMVFKFMGGFVICGPFAVLMAYLSEFHSLQHRSRVMIVLGVFYSAANMLLPALAWLIIPQSWNLVLGDGVLELHSWQIFLAVSCLPGVLSGISVMFLPESPKFLMSKGQNERAMAIFRRLYAINTGSRQEFPIVELVDELRQASSSEPTSGKLPSSAKTTQPASSGGVGEGFRQLAVMFQKPHLKNACLVYGIQFGILLGLNTFRLWVPQLFTIIEEFEHEQHLLLDGAMVPSYGSMAAGQATLCEMLAYKVNKTEQLQQQWMEYEVSRALHGPDPVAMEPLDDVLKCTATTEGRVYLYSLIIGCVGIGAYAVTTVMINSIGNRNILTYGLVLAGSCGTALYWARSSLVTLILSSCYITICSIASTALVGAVVAMFPTSMRTMVVSLTMMFGRTGSIIGNVVFPYLMALGCLPPFVMIGAIVIAVAMVSRLLPRTVKKPLQ, translated from the exons ATGGAACCACCGAAGGATAAGCAGCCGAAAGTGATGGAAATCAATATTCCGCCCGATGGTGTGGCTGGTGGGGATGGAG GAGCCACTTCTCACTCTCTTTTCTCCACTGGTGCAACAGTGCATGCACCGGCCGACTTCGAGACGGCCATTGCCGCCACTGGTTACGGTCGTTTCAActacctgctgctgctggtggcgaTGCCGTGCTGCATGACGACGGTATTCGAGACGACCACTATGTCCTACGTGCTGCCGAGCGCCGAGTGTGACCTGAACCTTTCCCTCGCTGACAAGGGCATGCTGAATGCCATCACCTACACTG GAATGATAACATCTGCCTTCCTCTGGGGCTTCCTGTCCGACACGTACGGTCGGAAACGGTTGCTGGTGGTGGGCTTTCTTCTGGACAGCACCTTCAACGTCCTGTGCGCCCTCAGCCAGAACATGGTGGCCATAAtggttttcaaatttatgGGTGGCTTTGT CATCTGTGGACCGTTTGCCGTGCTGATGGCGTACTTGTCCGAGTTTCACAGCCTGCAGCATCGATCCCGCGTGATGATAGTGCTGGGAGTGTTTTACAGTGCTGCCAACATGCTGCTCCCCGCCCTGGCCTGGCTTATCATCCCACAGTCCTGGAACCTGGTTCTCGGTGACGGTGTGCTCG AGCTACATTCATGGCAGATTTTCCTGGCCGTAAGCTGTCTGCCGGGTGTACTGAGCGGTATCAGCGTGATGTTCCTTCCCGAAAGCCCCAAGTTTCTCATGTCCAAAGGGCAGAACgagcgagcgatggccatttTCCGGCGCTTGTACGCTATCAACACCGGGAGCCGGCAAGAGTTTCCG ATCGTGGAGCTGGTGGATGAGCTGCGGCAAGCATCGAGCAGCGAACCGACGTCCGGTAAACTACCATCATCCGCCAAAACCACCCAGCCAGCGTCGAGCGGTGGTGTGGGTGAAGGGTTCCGCCAGCTAGCTGTAATGTTCCAGAAGCCACATCTGAAGAATGCCTGTCTGGTGTACGGTATTCAGTTCGGTATACTGCTCGG GTTAAACACATTCCGACTCTGGGTCCCGCAACTGTTCACCATCATCGAGGAGTTTGAGCACGAGCAGCATCTACTTCTGGATGGTGCGATGGTACCATCGTACGGTTCCATGGCCGCTGGTCAGGCAACGCTCTGCGAAATGTTAGCCTATAAGGTCAACAAAACTGAGCAGTTACAACAACAATGGATGGAGTATGAGGTATCTAGAGCGCTTCACGGTCCCGATCCGGTCGCAATGGAGCCGCTGGACGACGTTCTCAAGTGCACCGCG ACAACCGAGGGTCGAGTTTATCTGTACTCATTAATCATTGGATGTGTCGGCATCGGAGCGTACGCGGTTACGACCGTCATGATTAATTCCATCGGCAACCGGAACATACTCA CGTACGGATTGGTGCTGGCCGGGTCCTGTGGTACCGCTCTGTACTGGGCACGAAGCTCACTCGTAACGCTGATCCTATCGTCGTGCTACATCACCATCTGTAGCATAGCATCGACGGCGCTGGTAGGTGCCGTTGTCGCCATGTTTCCCACATCGATGAG AACAATGGTGGTCTCGCTAACGATGATGTTTGGCCGGACGGGTTCCATCATCGGCAACGTCGTGTTTCCCTATCTGATGGCTCTCGGGTGTTTGCCGCCGTTTGTCATGATCGGTGCGATTGTGATAG CTGTTGCCATGGTTTCGCGCCTGCTGCCCCGTACCGTAAAGAAACCGCTCCAATAA